The Streptomyces lienomycini sequence GCGGTGCGCGACCGGCTCCCACAGGCGGTGCTGGGTGAGGACTACCCCGGTGGCGTCGCAGCGGGCGTCCGGGTCGTCGGTGACGGTGAGTTCACCGGCCCGGTGCTCGGCCGCGGCGAGGGCCAGGATGTCGTCGAGCAGGGTTTCCAGCCGGTCGAGTTCGGTGTTGACCCCGGCGTAGGTGCGGTCGGCCGTGGGCCGCAGGTGGGTGTGGAGGGCGTCCACCCGAAGTCGGAGGGCGGCCATGGGGTTGCGCATCTGGTGCGAGGTGTCGGCGACCAGCCGGCGCTGCTGTTCGAGGGCGGCGGTGACGGTGCGGGCCATGCGGTTGAAGCCGGTGGCCAGTTGACGCAGTTCGGGCGGGCCGCCGACGGGGGCGGAGGCGGGACCGCGCCGGCGCACCGGTGCGCCGGGGAGGGGTGCTCGGGCGGGAGCCCCGCCGCCAGCTCTCCGACGGCCCGGTCGAGCCGGCGCAGCGGGCTGACCACCCACCGGGTCGCCGCGCGGGCCAGGACGGTGCAGGCGAGGGCGACCAGTGCGGTGCCGGCCAGGACGGCGGCCCAGCGCCGGGCGATGTCCCCGGCGGCCGTGTCCACGTCGGCGCGCAGCACCACGGCGCCGGAGACCTGGGTTCCGGTGCCCGCCGGTGTCGCGAACGTGCGGTGGCCCCGGGACCAGGGGCGCAGGGCGGCGCGGGGGTGGGCGGTCTGGTTGCGCAGGGCCGTGTCGACCAGCCGGGCGACGGCGGGGTCGGCGGCCCGCATGCCGCCGGTCTGCACGACGGGGTGCCCGCGGATGTCGGTGATGACCAGGGGTTCGCCGTAGCGGCGGGCCTCGGCGGAGAGCGCGGAGGTGTCGCCGGTGCCGGCCGCCCGGTCCATGAGGGACGCGAAGCGGTCGAGGTCGGCGCTGCGGGCGAGGACGAGTTGCTGGGTGCGGTCGGAGGCGGTGAACAGCAGCAGCGGGACGGCGAAGCCGGCCACCGCCAGGACGCCGAACAGCAGCAGCACCGTCTGTACCCGGGTACGCACGCGCCGGTCCTCAGCCGCCGAGTCGGAAGCCGAAGCCCCGGATCGTGGTGAGCAGCTCCGGCCGGCCGAGCTTGGCCCGCAGCTGGGTGAGGTGGACGTCCAGGGAGCGGGAGACGGCGTGGTCGGCGTCGCCCCACACCTCGTCCAGCACCTGCTCCCGGCCGACCGCGGTCCCGGCCCGGCGGGCGAGGACGGCGAGGACGTCGAACTCCTTGGTGGTCAGCTCCACCCCCGCCCCGGCGACCCGGACCTGCCGGGCGTCGAGCGCGATCTCGACGTCCCCGACGCGTACGGTCCGCGCGGCGCGCGGCGCCTGTGCGGCGGTGCGCCGGGTGACGGCCTCGATGCGGGCGAGCAGCTCGGTCAGGCGCACCGGCTTGACGAGGTAGTCGTCGGCGCCGAGCCGCAGTCCGCGCACCACCGAGCGCTCGTCGCCGCGCGCGGTCAGCACCACCGCGGGCAGGTCGCTGACCGCCCGCAGCCTGCGCAGGACGTCCAGGCCGTCCACGTCGGGCACGCCGAGGTCGAGGAGCAGCAGGTCCGAGCTGCGGTGGTAGGTCAGCACGTCCTTGCCCCGGGTGACCCGCCGGGTGACGTGACCGTGGTCGTAGAGGACCTCCACGAGCGCTCCGGCGACCCCGTCGTCGTCCTCGGCCAGCAGTATCTGCATCCTGCCGCCTCCCTCCGGGGCGGCGTCCGTGTCGGCGCCGCCCGTGTCCCCGGCCCGGTTGCGCGCCAACCGGGCCGGAATGTGTCCGTCCGAATGTAGACCACGGTCGGCCGCGTGTTTCGCCTGGTCCGCAGGGTGGACGGTGGCCGGGGGCCGCTTTGTTAAGGCGAGGTTAGTTCTGTGTCCGGCCGTCTCCCGGCCCTGCGGCCGCCGGGGGGAGGCTGCCGCGGTCGACGACGACCCGACCCCGAAGGACACAGCGCATGATCATCGACTGTCACGGTCACTACACCACGGCCCCGCCGGCCCTGGCCGCCTGGCGGGAGCGGCAGACCGCGTCGCTCGCCGACCCGGCGGCGGCGCCCTCGCCGGCCGACCTGAGGATCGGGGACGACGAACTGCGCGAGAGCGTCGAGCCGAACCAGGTGCGGCTGATGGACGAGCGCGGCATCGACCTGACCGTGTTCTCCCCCAGGGCGTCGTTCATGGCGCACCACGTGGGCGACTTCCGCACCTCCGCCGCGTGGGCGGCCCTGTGCAACGAGCTGTGCCACCGCGTCGCCGGGCTCTACCCCGAGCGGTTCGCCCCCGCCGCGATGC is a genomic window containing:
- a CDS encoding response regulator transcription factor, with product MQILLAEDDDGVAGALVEVLYDHGHVTRRVTRGKDVLTYHRSSDLLLLDLGVPDVDGLDVLRRLRAVSDLPAVVLTARGDERSVVRGLRLGADDYLVKPVRLTELLARIEAVTRRTAAQAPRAARTVRVGDVEIALDARQVRVAGAGVELTTKEFDVLAVLARRAGTAVGREQVLDEVWGDADHAVSRSLDVHLTQLRAKLGRPELLTTIRGFGFRLGG